A stretch of the Methylacidiphilum caldifontis genome encodes the following:
- a CDS encoding IS1634 family transposase, translating to MYLQEVRTYQKGKIYRSYLVRESYRVGKQVKTRILANLTRMPEEVRDAVRAILQGKKLVPLEEWEAPDALDYGGLAVLEQAWQRFGLDQALGGVKSERKRKILKAMIYGRILFPSSKLALREEARGTLLAKACGLEEDDLEEEDLYQAMDGLGWLWSRIEKKLYEESQPTGASLVLYDLSSVYFEGDGPAGLAQYGYSRDHRQDRLQVLLAVATDSRGIPIHVEVLRGNRADSTTLTGLLVTLRRRFGIQEATFVFDGGMKSRWNLEILTGLELRYVTRATQAKLQEIVGSLPEDRQLWFTDRTQVLEIEQQGVRYVIAGGEWRAQRDRERRERRIEQGEELLRQIARSMRKGVDPVNLGSRVGRALQKIQAHKYFRYGVDAKGRFWWKLDRDRVKEEEAIDGWYLLETNLPSAKASDQQVLTHYKRLAEVESAFCELKSYLEIRPVYHWRPDRVRNHIRLCFLAFWISARLGTEWVEKGFTEEVPKVLRRLQSIRLVQLSSKGKPVTWLLSRIPTELNALLQKLDLLPLFAHPPKWVM from the coding sequence ATGTATTTGCAGGAGGTGCGTACCTACCAGAAAGGCAAGATCTATCGGTCCTATCTCGTCCGGGAGTCCTACCGAGTGGGCAAACAGGTCAAGACAAGGATCCTGGCTAATCTGACTCGGATGCCTGAAGAAGTCAGGGATGCGGTCAGGGCAATCTTGCAGGGGAAGAAGCTTGTTCCCCTGGAGGAGTGGGAAGCCCCGGATGCTTTGGATTACGGGGGCCTGGCAGTCCTCGAGCAAGCTTGGCAACGATTCGGTTTGGATCAAGCTCTTGGCGGAGTCAAATCGGAACGGAAACGGAAGATTTTGAAGGCGATGATCTACGGGCGGATTCTTTTTCCCTCATCCAAGCTTGCCCTGCGGGAGGAAGCCCGGGGGACACTCCTGGCCAAGGCTTGTGGGTTGGAGGAGGATGACCTGGAGGAAGAAGATCTCTACCAAGCAATGGATGGACTCGGGTGGCTTTGGAGCAGAATCGAGAAGAAGCTCTACGAGGAATCTCAACCGACTGGAGCAAGCCTGGTGCTCTATGATCTATCCAGTGTATATTTTGAAGGGGATGGTCCAGCTGGCTTGGCCCAATATGGATACAGCAGGGATCATCGGCAGGATAGGCTGCAGGTTCTTCTTGCCGTCGCTACGGATAGTCGGGGCATTCCAATTCATGTGGAGGTGCTTCGAGGGAACCGGGCGGATAGTACGACCCTGACGGGGCTTTTGGTTACCCTGCGACGAAGGTTTGGGATCCAGGAAGCGACCTTTGTCTTCGACGGGGGGATGAAGAGCCGGTGGAACCTGGAGATATTGACAGGCCTAGAACTCAGGTACGTGACTCGGGCAACTCAGGCGAAGTTGCAGGAGATTGTCGGTAGCCTTCCTGAAGACCGCCAGCTTTGGTTTACAGATCGGACTCAGGTTCTGGAGATCGAACAGCAGGGAGTTCGTTATGTTATTGCCGGAGGGGAGTGGCGAGCGCAACGGGATAGGGAGCGACGGGAAAGACGGATCGAGCAAGGAGAAGAGCTGCTGCGCCAAATAGCACGATCGATGCGGAAGGGAGTGGATCCGGTCAATCTGGGCAGCCGGGTCGGCCGGGCGCTCCAGAAAATCCAGGCGCATAAATACTTTCGGTACGGGGTTGACGCCAAAGGCCGGTTCTGGTGGAAGCTCGATAGGGATCGGGTCAAGGAAGAAGAGGCAATCGATGGGTGGTATCTTTTGGAAACTAACCTTCCCTCGGCCAAAGCTTCGGATCAACAAGTCCTCACGCACTACAAGAGGCTTGCAGAAGTTGAGTCAGCCTTTTGCGAGCTCAAAAGTTACCTGGAAATCCGTCCGGTCTATCACTGGCGACCGGACCGGGTTCGTAACCACATAAGGCTCTGCTTCTTGGCCTTCTGGATTAGCGCCCGGCTCGGAACCGAATGGGTAGAGAAGGGTTTTACCGAAGAAGTTCCCAAAGTGCTCCGCCGCTTGCAATCAATCCGCTTGGTCCAACTCTCTAGCAAGGGAAAGCCTGTAACCTGGCTTTTATCCCGGATCCCTACAGAGCTCAACGCATTGCTTCAAAAACTCGACCTGCTACCGCTGTTTGCTCATCCGCCCAAGTGGGTTATGTAG
- a CDS encoding FkbM family methyltransferase gives MINNLYKKSKKFLFNISNPFFWKGLQYGVYAGAEHKSLLKNLHCKTIIDIGANRGQFSLMAKYLFPNAIIFAFEPLPIPASVFRKIFKNDPTVHLIEAGIGRKKETRPFYVSYQDDSSSFLPIGENQLRVFPKTGHKETINVPIAPLTQWINKNDIVNPTLLKIDVQGYELDVLYGSEDLLPFFSYVYVESSFCELYLNQALADDIIIFLNSYRFKLKGIYNLYYDKYENCIQGDFFFKNMS, from the coding sequence ATGATAAATAATTTATATAAAAAATCTAAAAAATTTTTATTTAATATTTCTAATCCATTTTTTTGGAAAGGCTTACAATATGGTGTTTATGCAGGTGCAGAACATAAATCATTATTAAAAAATTTACATTGTAAAACAATAATTGATATAGGAGCAAATAGAGGACAATTTTCATTGATGGCGAAATATCTATTTCCTAACGCAATAATTTTTGCCTTTGAACCATTACCTATCCCTGCGTCAGTTTTTAGAAAAATATTTAAAAATGATCCTACTGTACATTTAATTGAAGCTGGAATAGGAAGAAAAAAAGAAACACGTCCTTTTTATGTTTCATACCAAGATGATTCTTCTTCTTTTTTGCCTATTGGAGAAAATCAATTAAGGGTATTTCCTAAAACTGGGCATAAAGAAACAATAAATGTTCCAATAGCACCTTTGACTCAATGGATTAATAAAAACGATATTGTAAATCCTACTCTATTGAAAATTGATGTTCAAGGATATGAACTAGACGTACTTTATGGTTCAGAAGACTTGCTTCCATTTTTCTCTTATGTATATGTTGAATCCTCTTTTTGTGAGCTCTATTTAAATCAGGCATTAGCTGATGATATTATAATATTTTTAAATTCTTATCGTTTTAAATTGAAAGGAATATATAATTTATATTATGATAAATATGAGAATTGCATTCAAGGAGATTTTTTCTTTAAAAATATGTCATAA
- a CDS encoding TonB-dependent receptor plug domain-containing protein — protein sequence MDAPLKKISQLLIILLLFGIQPIELTAQSTLSIPDPTQTSPPISTPPGISQLPEVTVYAQEEKPTTAAPKEQSSVYGPNLSIMEIPRDVLHVSQEQLKTVMVQQVNDLVAFNPSINPTQATGNVVSEPVIRGLPATMFRNGMLVGFSSGGNWGPILNFNADDSIDTVTGPVSVVYGPQEFAGGYVNEITKQPFFDRFHGDAFYTVGMYDTNMWNIDIGGPIGTEKKLAYRFDYFGQEGYAPYNYYDGSYLNRECGYLTITWNPTDNIQINWNGEIDQNDFLPYAGINRPTQNLINSGLYQSGSWIGYYTPPTSPSKPFGQFHPGQGTPPPGFGYAINWGPLVPISTRANLFNTPLDTSRQLYAVSQAITTIQLNEELKIVNNTLFEYYQTNVAQPVPDPTWVVMPYGLNLADRLEILWTPEKENSWFSQFFDAGLAFRFLSDEEYSGSWHPTSNQADMTKPITLADASIPVPYPVAISPAYNNPFLTDIPIPSHPGEYFNVDNFASTQCNFLEFSPFVLDILHFGEKTTLFLGARVDSYFVNAQPPSGTPAVLLAPYTNYEATSTSALLPQITISPTYRILPWMSWYATYYFGQTTAQSILGTFAPEFTSTYYHQTQSLYETGLKCSFLHDSLFLGLSAYAQSGFIPAFVLPGGTTPTVSADIQGVQLQGSYQPNNHFWINFGFNYMQGYENWTQTDGVGPTTFTPYTASVAAQYGLPVSQIISLAPGIYPFIGFPKEYGNLMLSYKFNSGFGISLWTIEQGGQFLSYDYSVRAPAWYTINASLFYATKHWEIRIWLYNLTDHHYWIAGAPGFTPARSANLEYAAFQMPFWAQAMVRINF from the coding sequence ATGGATGCGCCTTTAAAAAAAATATCTCAACTCCTTATTATTTTACTTTTATTTGGTATTCAACCCATTGAATTGACCGCTCAATCCACCCTTTCCATACCCGATCCCACACAAACCAGTCCTCCTATTTCTACTCCTCCGGGGATTTCTCAACTTCCCGAAGTCACCGTTTATGCACAGGAAGAAAAACCAACCACTGCTGCCCCTAAAGAACAAAGCTCCGTTTATGGTCCAAATTTATCGATTATGGAAATTCCGCGGGATGTGCTCCATGTTTCCCAAGAACAACTCAAAACGGTTATGGTGCAGCAGGTCAACGATCTAGTCGCTTTTAATCCTTCAATTAATCCAACTCAAGCAACAGGTAACGTTGTCAGTGAACCGGTCATCCGCGGACTTCCTGCTACCATGTTCCGTAATGGCATGCTTGTAGGCTTTTCCAGTGGAGGGAACTGGGGGCCTATTCTAAACTTTAATGCAGACGACTCAATAGATACCGTTACGGGTCCTGTAAGCGTTGTCTATGGTCCTCAAGAATTTGCTGGCGGCTACGTAAATGAGATCACCAAGCAGCCGTTCTTTGATCGGTTTCATGGAGATGCTTTCTATACTGTAGGAATGTACGACACCAATATGTGGAATATTGATATCGGTGGGCCAATCGGAACCGAAAAAAAACTAGCCTACCGGTTTGACTATTTTGGTCAAGAGGGTTACGCACCCTATAACTATTATGATGGATCCTATCTAAATAGGGAATGTGGGTATCTCACCATTACTTGGAACCCAACGGATAACATTCAGATCAATTGGAACGGAGAAATCGATCAGAATGATTTTCTGCCCTACGCGGGAATTAACCGACCAACTCAAAATTTAATCAACTCAGGTCTCTATCAGAGTGGCTCTTGGATCGGTTACTACACTCCCCCTACATCACCTTCCAAACCTTTTGGACAGTTTCATCCAGGGCAAGGAACACCTCCGCCCGGATTTGGCTACGCAATCAACTGGGGACCACTCGTTCCAATCAGTACTAGAGCTAATCTCTTTAATACTCCACTTGACACTTCTCGTCAACTCTACGCGGTTAGCCAAGCGATCACTACCATTCAGCTAAACGAAGAGCTAAAGATTGTTAACAATACCCTCTTTGAGTATTATCAAACCAATGTCGCCCAACCAGTCCCAGATCCAACCTGGGTTGTTATGCCCTACGGGCTCAATCTTGCTGACCGGCTAGAAATCCTTTGGACACCCGAAAAAGAAAACTCCTGGTTTTCACAGTTCTTCGATGCAGGCCTTGCCTTCCGCTTCTTAAGCGACGAGGAATACTCGGGTAGCTGGCATCCCACAAGCAATCAGGCTGATATGACAAAACCTATTACTTTGGCCGATGCCTCGATTCCAGTTCCCTATCCAGTAGCAATCAGTCCTGCTTATAACAATCCCTTTCTTACCGATATCCCTATTCCGAGCCATCCAGGGGAATATTTCAATGTCGATAATTTCGCTTCTACTCAGTGTAATTTCTTGGAATTTTCCCCATTTGTACTGGATATTCTTCATTTCGGTGAAAAAACAACTCTCTTTCTAGGAGCTCGAGTTGACTCTTATTTTGTCAATGCTCAACCTCCTTCTGGAACTCCTGCCGTTCTCCTAGCTCCTTATACGAACTATGAAGCAACATCTACAAGCGCACTTCTGCCCCAGATTACTATAAGTCCCACCTACCGGATACTACCTTGGATGTCATGGTATGCTACCTATTATTTTGGTCAGACAACCGCTCAATCCATTTTGGGAACCTTTGCTCCGGAATTTACAAGCACTTATTACCATCAAACCCAGTCACTTTACGAGACAGGACTGAAATGTTCATTCCTCCATGACAGTTTATTTCTTGGGCTTTCGGCCTATGCTCAGTCAGGTTTTATTCCAGCCTTCGTTCTTCCTGGAGGCACCACCCCAACCGTATCTGCCGATATTCAAGGGGTACAACTTCAAGGAAGCTACCAGCCAAACAACCATTTTTGGATCAATTTCGGCTTTAATTACATGCAAGGCTATGAGAACTGGACGCAGACCGATGGGGTTGGCCCCACCACATTCACTCCTTATACAGCTAGCGTAGCAGCTCAGTATGGACTACCTGTGAGCCAAATTATTTCACTTGCTCCAGGCATTTATCCTTTCATTGGATTTCCAAAAGAGTACGGAAACTTAATGCTTAGCTACAAGTTTAATTCAGGTTTTGGCATCTCCCTGTGGACAATCGAACAGGGAGGACAATTTCTTTCCTACGATTACTCGGTAAGAGCCCCAGCATGGTACACCATTAATGCAAGCCTCTTTTACGCTACTAAGCATTGGGAGATACGAATTTGGCTCTATAACCTTACTGATCACCATTACTGGATTGCTGGAGCTCCTGGTTTTACTCCTGCCCGTTCAGCTAATCTCGAGTATGCTGCTTTCCAGATGCCTTTTTGGGCTCAGGCAATGGTTCGAATAAATTTTTAA
- a CDS encoding beta-class carbonic anhydrase has protein sequence MSQIYEEVLKANELYVSTFGDKAQLATPPSRHFAILTCMDARLDPAKFAGLKEGDAHVIRNAGGRASDDAIRSLVISYKLLGTREWFIIHHTDCGMETFSDSIMEELLEKSLQTAVLEGGQWKDVGKTKGSSEGKYIRWLTIKNQPLSVIEDVLRVRNHPLVPPEIPIYGFIYDVKSGKLIEVEEASKVGKAK, from the coding sequence ATGAGTCAAATTTATGAAGAAGTTTTGAAGGCAAATGAACTATATGTATCAACATTTGGAGACAAAGCCCAATTGGCTACACCCCCTTCCCGGCATTTTGCGATCCTTACCTGCATGGATGCAAGGTTAGATCCCGCAAAGTTTGCTGGTTTAAAGGAAGGAGATGCGCATGTGATTAGAAATGCAGGAGGCAGAGCTAGTGATGATGCTATCCGATCTCTTGTCATTTCCTACAAGCTGCTAGGAACAAGAGAATGGTTCATTATCCATCATACTGACTGTGGAATGGAAACATTTTCGGATAGTATCATGGAAGAGCTTTTGGAGAAAAGCCTACAAACAGCTGTTCTTGAAGGGGGGCAATGGAAAGATGTTGGCAAAACGAAAGGCTCTTCTGAAGGAAAATATATCCGTTGGTTAACGATCAAAAACCAACCACTGAGTGTTATAGAAGATGTACTTCGGGTTCGAAATCATCCTCTTGTTCCTCCTGAGATTCCAATTTATGGGTTTATATACGATGTGAAATCTGGAAAACTCATTGAGGTTGAAGAGGCGAGCAAGGTTGGGAAAGCTAAATAA
- a CDS encoding glycosyltransferase family 2 protein: MKVSVILLTYNSEQYLEKAITNLYQISDDINAVDSFSSDDTIKILKSYNIHFIQHEFVTYSQQRNWAIKNIATKYNWQFHIDSGEFLSDDLIESISSLSEENLSGIHGIMIQRLVIFLNKKIIHGGMTPIWHLRLFRSGYGRCEEKKYDQHFIVEGKTIKIKGYIIDNVCTSLSEFIIRHNRWSDLEADDILSEPRNKNNKKDVIKGKLFGNKIERKRWWKEKYNSLPLFIRPYLLFFYRYIIKLGILDGIEGLIFFTLQTFWFRFLIDSKIYERRQLIKQK, translated from the coding sequence ATGAAAGTATCTGTAATTTTATTAACATATAATTCTGAACAATACTTAGAAAAAGCAATTACTAATCTTTATCAAATATCAGACGACATTAACGCTGTTGATTCATTTAGCAGCGATGATACTATCAAAATTTTAAAATCTTACAATATCCATTTTATTCAGCACGAATTTGTAACTTATAGTCAACAAAGGAATTGGGCAATAAAGAATATTGCTACAAAATACAATTGGCAATTTCATATAGATTCAGGAGAATTTTTATCTGATGACTTAATTGAATCCATTAGCAGCTTATCCGAAGAGAATTTATCAGGCATTCATGGAATAATGATTCAACGTTTAGTTATATTCCTTAATAAAAAAATCATACATGGAGGAATGACTCCTATATGGCATTTGCGTCTTTTTCGTTCGGGATACGGAAGATGCGAAGAAAAAAAATATGATCAACATTTTATTGTCGAAGGAAAAACAATAAAAATAAAAGGATATATCATTGACAATGTTTGTACTAGTTTAAGTGAATTTATTATTCGTCACAATCGTTGGTCAGATTTGGAAGCAGATGACATTCTTTCTGAACCAAGAAATAAAAATAACAAGAAAGATGTTATCAAGGGAAAATTATTTGGAAATAAAATAGAAAGGAAAAGGTGGTGGAAGGAAAAATACAATAGTTTACCTCTTTTTATAAGACCATATTTATTGTTTTTTTATAGATATATTATTAAATTAGGTATTTTAGACGGTATCGAAGGGTTAATTTTCTTTACATTACAAACATTTTGGTTTCGATTTTTGATTGACTCAAAAATTTATGAACGACGACAATTAATTAAACAAAAATGA
- a CDS encoding DUF2971 domain-containing protein: MDIPSNVIRFYSEPKYALEVISNLEIAFIHSNLINDPFDPYFFFETDFDESYQKLSEYIKRKYPSDYELWYKRCVTEDNWNRLIKEINEIPKSIKKSLYYFCTCKKNKEFKPEYDLYMWSHYANGHRGVAIEFNAHQLEENIKKFYNYDNSKNDSIWIKIEYVDDIDLIPADMFYEFYKQEYHLSIGKIKERKETKLEERYYTKMDKIKSKVWEREHEWRIQVSDLYLSLDYSKKAQSNQDIKTCSINNSSINSIYLGLLIDDEFSKKIIQQAKQMDVKIYKACKEKGRFALKFDRIY; the protein is encoded by the coding sequence ATGGATATTCCATCCAATGTTATAAGATTCTATAGTGAACCTAAATATGCACTTGAAGTTATTTCAAACCTAGAAATAGCTTTTATCCATTCCAATTTAATAAATGATCCTTTTGACCCGTACTTTTTCTTTGAAACAGATTTCGATGAAAGCTATCAAAAACTGTCTGAATATATCAAAAGAAAATATCCTTCCGATTATGAGTTATGGTATAAAAGATGTGTTACAGAAGATAATTGGAATAGACTTATTAAAGAAATTAATGAAATACCCAAATCAATAAAAAAAAGCTTGTATTATTTTTGTACTTGTAAAAAAAATAAAGAGTTTAAACCTGAATATGATCTATATATGTGGAGTCATTATGCCAATGGGCATCGAGGTGTCGCAATTGAATTTAATGCTCATCAATTAGAAGAAAATATTAAAAAATTTTATAATTATGACAATTCAAAAAATGATTCAATCTGGATTAAAATTGAATACGTTGATGATATAGATTTAATACCTGCTGATATGTTTTATGAATTTTATAAACAAGAATATCATTTGTCTATTGGAAAAATAAAAGAAAGAAAAGAAACTAAACTTGAAGAAAGGTATTATACAAAAATGGATAAAATAAAATCAAAAGTTTGGGAAAGAGAGCACGAATGGAGAATCCAAGTATCTGATTTGTATTTATCTTTAGATTATTCAAAAAAAGCACAATCAAACCAAGATATTAAAACATGCTCAATAAATAACTCTTCTATAAACTCTATTTATTTAGGCTTACTAATAGATGATGAATTTTCTAAAAAAATTATACAACAAGCTAAACAGATGGATGTAAAAATCTATAAGGCATGCAAAGAAAAAGGTCGATTTGCTTTAAAATTTGATCGCATTTATTAA
- a CDS encoding sigma-54-dependent Fis family transcriptional regulator: protein MNDIIQEWENFTLGNGVQPRVRNDILKSWERCKKYGVDVEKHSPLLLPSQEENLNLDIDSFSFLQPLFPLLRMQALDFDCLIAITSSEGVVSFVDGPERFLEKANFYKLVIGANWSEKYCGCTAIGAAIEEKKPVTVIGPEHYCASLHDIWCTSAIIHKPESKELFMALTMIGDLAHKPIPISVAITNSSLIESKLATVLYADRAYLYSWFIEKKGLYRTSPFLLIDSLGTILHCTKEILAEFQATPLELVVIRNRPRSVFNQPKVFESDIVLGKTVITALIEPILNQNRIIGYLIELPHSFSGASSGRNVKTLDFSYISSKSQKPSTETQVTVSADSIIGKSTAFVAAIEEAKVAAQNDLPVLLLGETGTGKEVFAKFIHQKSRRSKETFLAINCAAIPKELVVSELFGFEGGTFTGSSKEGRKGKFLLANYGTIFLDEIGELPLEIQGTLLRVLEEFEIFPIGAKNPIPVDVRVIAATNKDLNLLSQKGLFRKDLFYRLNIFPIYLPPLRDRGKDIELLFMYFVEQISKKLQFSPPIDWDGILPVLYSYSWPGNVRELKNVAFRLIAKNLQNKLIKSTDLLSILNSAANETQESRLPHEQNQNEMKLSFDTNLLHYKKHKKELIVSALEKSGGNMSVAAKLLGVHRSTLYRNLKKFSS from the coding sequence ATGAATGACATTATTCAAGAATGGGAGAATTTTACCTTGGGCAATGGGGTTCAACCAAGGGTTAGAAATGACATTTTGAAAAGCTGGGAAAGATGCAAAAAATACGGTGTTGATGTTGAAAAACACTCGCCCTTGCTTCTTCCTTCACAAGAAGAAAATCTTAACCTAGACATAGATTCATTTTCTTTTCTTCAACCTCTATTTCCCCTGCTTCGAATGCAGGCACTCGATTTTGATTGTCTGATAGCCATCACCAGTTCTGAAGGAGTGGTGAGTTTTGTCGATGGACCAGAAAGATTTTTAGAAAAGGCGAATTTTTATAAGTTGGTTATTGGAGCCAATTGGAGTGAAAAATATTGCGGTTGTACGGCTATTGGAGCGGCAATCGAAGAAAAAAAGCCTGTTACGGTTATTGGTCCAGAACATTATTGTGCTTCTCTTCACGATATATGGTGTACTTCTGCAATTATTCACAAACCTGAATCGAAAGAACTTTTTATGGCTTTAACGATGATTGGCGATCTTGCACACAAACCCATCCCGATCAGTGTGGCCATAACCAACAGTTCTCTTATTGAAAGCAAACTTGCAACAGTCCTTTATGCAGATAGGGCTTATCTTTACAGTTGGTTTATAGAAAAAAAGGGACTTTATAGGACTTCTCCCTTTTTGCTCATCGATTCATTAGGAACCATTTTACATTGTACAAAAGAAATTCTAGCTGAATTTCAGGCCACCCCGTTAGAACTCGTAGTTATTAGAAATAGACCAAGAAGTGTTTTTAATCAGCCTAAGGTATTTGAATCTGATATTGTTCTTGGAAAGACGGTCATTACCGCTCTGATTGAGCCTATTTTGAATCAAAACAGAATTATTGGATACCTCATCGAACTGCCTCATAGCTTTTCTGGGGCTTCTTCTGGGAGAAATGTCAAAACCTTGGATTTCTCCTACATTTCATCTAAATCTCAAAAACCGAGTACTGAAACACAGGTTACGGTTTCTGCTGATTCGATTATTGGTAAGTCTACCGCTTTTGTAGCTGCAATTGAGGAAGCCAAGGTTGCAGCTCAAAATGATTTGCCCGTTCTTCTCTTAGGTGAAACGGGTACCGGAAAAGAAGTTTTTGCCAAGTTTATTCATCAAAAAAGCCGAAGATCAAAAGAAACTTTTTTAGCAATTAATTGTGCTGCCATTCCAAAGGAATTGGTGGTGAGTGAGCTATTTGGATTTGAGGGGGGGACTTTTACTGGCTCTTCTAAAGAAGGAAGAAAGGGAAAATTTCTTCTAGCCAATTACGGAACAATTTTTCTCGATGAAATTGGAGAGCTTCCTTTAGAGATTCAGGGCACACTTCTTCGTGTCCTTGAAGAGTTTGAAATTTTTCCAATAGGAGCTAAAAATCCCATTCCAGTAGATGTTAGAGTTATTGCAGCGACTAACAAGGATCTTAATTTGTTAAGTCAGAAGGGATTATTTAGAAAAGATCTTTTTTACAGATTAAACATTTTCCCAATTTATCTTCCTCCATTAAGGGATCGAGGGAAAGATATTGAATTGCTCTTTATGTATTTTGTTGAACAGATCTCTAAAAAATTGCAATTTTCTCCACCTATCGATTGGGATGGAATTTTACCGGTCCTTTATTCCTATTCTTGGCCTGGTAATGTAAGAGAGCTAAAGAACGTTGCTTTTAGGCTTATTGCTAAAAATCTTCAAAACAAACTGATTAAATCAACTGATCTGCTTTCCATTTTAAATAGTGCTGCTAATGAAACTCAAGAGAGCCGATTGCCCCACGAACAGAATCAGAACGAAATGAAGCTATCTTTCGATACAAATCTTCTTCATTATAAGAAGCATAAAAAAGAGCTCATCGTTTCTGCATTGGAGAAATCAGGGGGGAACATGAGTGTAGCTGCAAAATTGCTAGGAGTACACCGCAGTACGCTTTATAGGAATCTAAAAAAATTCTCATCATAA